GGTACGACTCGGCGATGCCGAGCGCTCGCGTCCCGGGTTTCAGTTGCATCGCGGTCCCCTCCAGTGAACTGACGCGCTAGTTACGGTCTTTGATGTCCTTGAGCCGATCGAGCAGTTCCTCGCTCGAGGCGCCGTTTTCGAACTCGATACTCCCCTGGTGGTTGGTTTCGTCCGACTCCACCGCATCGTTCTCGTCAAAATCCGTATCGACGTCTCGTTGTTCGGACTCGTCGTAGCTTCCGAACCCCATACGGAGTAAACTACAGGCCGAAGCTAAATAAGAATGCTGGCACCAGAACGAGACGTTCGCCGACTCGAGCGCGTCAGTTGCTGACCGAAACTTCTCGTTCCCGTTCCCGTTCCAGTCGCTGACAGCCCAGAACCAGCGACTCGGGGAGTTCGGCGGCGTGAGAGTGAAGCGCCTCGAACACCGCGGCCACCTCCTCGAACCGCGGACCGCGGGAGGCGACGAACGGGTCCGACTCCCACTCGACGAACCCCAGGTCGTCCAGGAGCGGCAGATGGCGGTGAAAGAGTTCCTTCCGGAGCACGTTGGGGTCGGCGGGGGCGTCCGGATTGATCGCCCGCTCCGGAAGCGGAACCGCCTCGTCTCGAGGGGCGTCCAGGAGCGAGACAATGAGCTGACGCCGAGGTTCGGCCGAGAGGGCTTCGAATACGTCGTTCCACTTCCGCATCGTGTCCGTGCTGTTCTCGAATCGAACCGTTGTCATACCAACACGTTGGGGCCGATAGTACTTAAGCGACCGACCTAATCGATCGGTAGTTGATCGGTCACGAGAGCAGATAGTGGCGATAACAAACCCGTTTCGAGCGTATTGGACGGTAACGGCGGCCCTATTGCTCCCACTCGAGTCGAGCCACGCTGGTATGGTCGTTCGCTGGAGGGCCAGCGCTTTTGTCCGTCGGCATGGAGTCGGTCGTATATGGACGTCCACCACGTCACCGAAAAGGCGGACACGTTCACCTGCAACGCGTTCCTGGTCACCGGCGGGCGGACCACGCTCGTCGACGCGGGCGCGATGGACGGCGTCGTCGACGCAATCCGCGAACACACGGACGATCTCGAGGCCGTCGTCCTGACCCACCAGCACGGCGACCACGTCGCGGAACTCGAGGCTGTCGTCGACGCGTTCGACCCCACGGTCTACGCCTACGCGGATCACTCGCTCCGGACCGAGGTGCTCCAGGCCGACGAGACGGTTCGGATCGGCGACGAGGACTTCGAGGTGGTGTTCACGCCGGGGCACGCCGACGACCACGTCTCGCTGGTCTCGGCGACGACCTTGTTCAGCGGCGACGTCGTCGTCCACGACGACGGCGCGTTCGACTACGGCAGTTTCGGGCGGACGGACATGCCAGGACAGTCCCGGGAGACGCTCATCGAGAGCCTCGAGCACTTGCTCGATCGGCTTCCCGACGGCGTCGAGCACCTCTACGCGGGCCACGGCGAGGTGTTCCACGGCGATGTCAGAGACGTAATCGAGACGGCGCTCGAGCGAGCGGAGAAACGGGAGCCGAAGTATCCCGACGAGTAGTAGCCTGTTACTCGCCACGAACGAGCGGAGAGAAATCGGAGCCGAGTCGATCAGGCCGCGCGGGCTTCCTTCGCCTTCGGACGGAGGTTCTTGTAGCCGCACTTGCGACAGCGCGTCGCTCGCTGGGAGTTGCGGGCGTTACAGCGCATGCAGATCATCTTCTCGAGCGTCCGTTTTTCCGCGGCGTCGAAACTGGCCATACCGGTCGTTAGCCGGAGGGCCATATAACGGCTGTGATCCCTCGTTGGTACCACGCGAGTCTCGAGTTGTACGGGACCCGAGTTGTCGAACGGTACGCTTACAACCGGTTCGGCCGTTTCGCCGACCGTGAGCGACGACAGGGCGACGTCGATGCGAGCGACGCTAGTCCGCCGAGGGCTCCAGGCGATGGCCGTGGGCTTCGTCCTCTCGGGACTCGGCGTCGGTGCGCTGCTCGCCAGCCAGGACGACGTGGCACTCGGCGTCGTCGCCATCCCGCCGCTGGTTCTCTGTGGAGTCGGCGTCCTGTTGCTGGTGCTCGTCGGGCGTCGGGGCTCGAGAGGGAGCTGATCTGGTTCGAGATAGAAACAGACTCACGTGTCCTCGTCCACCAGGTACTCCTCCTGGACGCCGACGACTTCGCTCGAGTCCGCACACCCGGCGTACCGCCGCAGCGGTTCCTCGTTGAGTGTCAGGAACGTCTCGCCCCATCGAAACGGCTCGAGGAGGTCGCCGGCGGCCTCCTCGTGACCGAAGATGCGGAGCGCCGCGGCGAGGGCCTCCACGGTCGTCAGCCGAAACGGTCGGCCGTAGTTGATGGGATTAGCGGCGACCAGGAAGGGAAGTGCCCGGTGGACGCCCGACATCGAGAACGCGGCCTGCTCGGCGGACTCCCAGGAGCAGTCGAGCGCCACGAGTGTGTCGAGGGCGTCGTCGGCGTCCGCCGGCGAGAGCGCCTGCTCGGCGTGGGGGTTGAGCACGACGCCGTAGGGGACGGCCCGCATCGACCGGTGAAGGATCGCCCGGTCGAAGCGCTCGAGGCGCCGGGCCGTACACTTCTTCGGGTCGTCGTCGCCCTCGTAGTAGACGTGACACTCCACGCCCGGAGAGAGGGGCGTGGGGACCAAAAGGGGGTCGATCTCTGCGTTCCCGTGCGAGCGTCGAGGGCAGGGACGGGGCCGGCCTCGGACCGACGACCGTTTCAGGCCTCGTGGATCGCCTCCCCGCGATTCAGCCGTGAGGCGATCCGGAACGTCTGTTCGGCCTCGCGGTTCGTCGGGAAGTGAGCGGCCATATAGCGGGCCGTTTCGAGCAGCGGCATCCGTCGCATACGCTCGTCGACAGGGTCGTCGGCCCCTGCATCGGCCTCTCCCTCCGCCGCGAGCAGGTCGAACTGTCGGAACGCCGCCTCGACGTTCTGGAGGGTGTGGAAGCCAGCGTCCTCCCGGAGGAGTCCGCGGCCGAGCGTCTCTTTGAGGTCGGCGGGATCGCCGCCGCAGTCGAAGAACTCGGCGACGAGCCGGCCCGCCTCGTTGACCTCGCCCTCACGGTCGAAGGTCTCGAGGAGGGTCTCCAGGATCGCGTCGGGCTCTCGTCCGGTCTCGTTATCGCTCGGCTCCGGCACCGGCGCGGGCGGCGTGTTGAGGAACCGGTCCAGGTAGACGCTCATCGCGGCGTCGAACACGCCGCGGTACAGTTCGACGGCGTCGGTTCGGCGGGTCGTCTGCTGAACGGCGTTGGCGTACGTGAAGGTGTGGTGGACCGTGTTCCAGTCGTTGAACTCGTTGGCGACGCCGAACTGGGCGACCCGCGTCGTGGCTGCTCGCGTGACGACCGCGGCGAGGTCCTCGGTCGTCGCGCCGTCGGCGACGGCGTCCGCTAACGCGTCGACGATCGCTTCGGGGTCGTCGCCGAGGAGGGTCGTCTGCAAGTCAGCCGGCGGGGTCCACTCGCCCGCCTCGCGAGCGTCCGCCCCCTCCGCAGCCAGCGCCTCGAGCCCGCTCGTCTCGCTCACGTCGCCGCCGTAGACCTCCTCGAGCAGGGACACGAGGTCGACTGGCTGTCGCCACGCCGAGGACTCGTCGCTCCGGCTGGCGGTCACCAGCGGCTCGACCAGCGACGCGAGGACGTCTCCCGCGAGGTCCCAGCCGACGTGCTCGAGGGACTCGAATGCCGTGTTGGCGAAGTCCAGGACGTGGCCGGTCGTGAGGTAGGGGTGGTCCGTGGCGGCGGCGAAGACGATCTCCGCGACCTCGGCTTCGGTGTGGCCGGCCGCGACGGCCGTCCGCAGACAGCGCTCAGCGCCGTCGGCGTCGCGCACCTCGACGCACTCGCGGAACCAGTCTTTGAGGCGCTCGAGGGACACCTCGCTCGTCGAGAACGACGGCTGGTCGAACTTCGGCGGTTCGCCCGCGCAGTCGCTCGCGACGTGGCGAACGCCGGTGTAGAGCGCCCGCTTTCGGTCCTCGGGTTCGAGGTCGTCCATCACGTTGGCCATACAACCGAGGATCGTGGCCCCGGAGGACCAGCCCATGTCCCGGTAGCGAGTGGCGAACTCGAGCGTCGTCGCCATCGGTTCCGTGTACTCCACGTCGGCGTCCAGCAGGCCGATAGTCGACTTGGCGGTCACCAGGCGCAAGTTCTCCTCGAGACCCGTTTCCAGCCTATTGGCCCAGTGTTCGGCTGGCGAGACCTCGAGCGGGGGGTTCGGGTCGACGTAGACGGTGCCGTCGCGGACCTCCGTCGGATACGTGCGGACGTCGTCGGCCCACGGATCGAACGTGTCCCCGCAGGAGAGTTCGAACCGGGCGTGGTGCCAGTGGCAGGTCAGAATGCCGTCGTCGACGGTTCCCTCCGAGAGCGGAAAGCCCATGTGCGGACAGCGATTGTCGACCGCCCGGACCTCGCCCTCGTGGTAGAAGAGGGCGATGGCCGTGCCGTTCTTCGAGAGCAATTCGCGACCGCTCGCTCGCAGGTCCTCGAGGGAGACCGCCTCGACGAATCCCGAGTCGGTATCGGATGACATACGAGAACGATGGACGAGGAGTCCTAAAGGCGTTCCCTGAAATCAATTTAAGCACGGCGAACGGGAGAGACGCGTCCCTTCGCGGGGGAACGTCGTGAGCGCGGGCTCGTGAGGACGAATACGCGCTGTAACTCGAGCAACTGCTCGCGTGAAACGGGCCTCAATCAGATTCTGACGAAAACGGGTTCGAAAAGCGAATCGAAAGGATTCGAGCGCGAGCGAGGCTACTTGTGTCGCTCGAGCAGGTCGTAACTTCGCTCCCACTCGGCGTCGTCGTCGAAGTAGCGCTCCGCGAGCGGCTCCTCGGGCATCTCGCCCAGTTCCTTCTTCTGTTGCTGGTAGGACGGGCGCTCGTCGACGAAGTACCGACCCGTGAGGACGGTCCCCTCGTAGAGAGCGTTTTCCGTCTCGAACATCATCTCCTGGGCCTCCTGACGGTCGTGGATGTCGAAGTCGTAGTCGTCGGACTCCTGGACGTCGACGTACGGGACGTACTGTCGGGCGTCCTTGTTCCAGGTCGGGCACTGGGTCAGGAAGTCGATGTGGGCGAAGCCGTCGTGCTCGATGGCTTCTTTGATGATCTCTTTGGCCTGGTTCGGGTTCACCGCCGCCGTGCGGGCGATGTAGGTCGCCCCCGAGGTCAGCGCCAGCGAGAGCGGCCGAATCGGAGACTTCGCGTTGCCGTGGGGCGTCGTCTTCGACGTGTGGCCCTTCGGGCTCGTTGGCGAGGTCTGGCCCTTCGTCAGACCGAAGACCTCGTTGTTGAACACGATGTAGGTCATATCGTGATTCTCTCGAGCCGTGTGCATGAAGTGGTTGCCACCGATGCCGTAGCCGTCGCCGTCGCCGCCCGCGGCGACCACGGTCAGGCCATCGTTGGCCAGTTTCGCCGCGCGGGCGACCGGCAGCGAGCGGCCGTGGATCGTGTGGAACCCGTAGGTGTCGAGGTAGCTGTTCAGCTTGCCCGAGCAGCCGATGCCGGTGACGGTCAGGACTTCTTCCGGGGTGAGTCCTACCTCCGGGAGGGCCTGCTTCAGCGCCTTGAGGACGCCGAAGTCACCGCATCCTGGACACCAGGTCGGCTGGGGCTCGAGACCGGGTGTGAACTCGTCACGGTCGATCTCGCGTTCGTCGCCGATTGCGTTGAATGCACTCATAGTCAGTCACCTGCAGCGGGTTCGATTCGAACCTGCGCGTCCGGTTCCGCGTCCGAGCCGTCGACGTTGAGCTCGTAGCCCTCGACGATGTCGGCGGGTTCGAACGGATTGCCGTTGTACTTGAGCAGGCTGGTCAGTTTCTCGCCGTAGCGGCCGAGTTCCTTCTGGATCAGGCCGCGGAACTGGGCCGTGGCGTTCATCTCGACGACCATCGCCTGGTCGACGCTCTCGATGAACTCGGTGAGTTCGGCCTCGGGGAACGGCATCATGTCGGAGACGCCAACGGCCTTGACCGAGTGGCCCTGGTCGTTCAGGCGCTCGGTCGCCTCGACGACGGCACCCTGGGCCGATCCCCAGGTAATGATGCCGAAGTCGGCCGACTCGTCGCCCGCGTAGGTCTGGTTCGAGTCGTGCTCCTCGTCGAGTTCGGCGCGGATGGCCTCGAGTTTCTCGAGCCGTCGGTCCATCTGGAAGACGCGGTTGTCGGGGTCCTCCGAGATGTGGCCGGCCGGCGTGTGCTCGTTCCCGGTCGCCAGATAGCGCCCGCCCTTCTGGCCGGGCAGCGAGCGCGGGCTGACGCCGTTTTCGACGTCGTGCTGGAAGCGGTGGAACTTTCCGGACTCGTCGTGCGGGAGGTCCTCGAGTTCGTCCTCGGTGAGCGTCGAGCCCAGCGACGGGTCGGGTTCGCGGTCGAGGAGGCTGACGGGGACGTTCTCGTTCTCCCCGCTCAGTTTCTGGTCGTAGATGATGATCGTCGGAATCTGGTACTCGTAGGCAATGTGGAACGCCAGGCGCGTCTGCTCGTAGGCCTCCTCGATGTTAGCGGGCGCGAAGACGACGCGCGCGGAGTCACCCTGGCTCGTGTAGAGGGTGAACTCGAGATCGCCCTGTTCGGGCTTGGTGGGCATCCCCGTCGAGGGGCCGGCCCGCATCGACTCGAGCAGCACGATCGGCGTCTCGGTCATCTCCGCGAGACCGAGAGGTTCGCTCATGAGAGCGAATCCACCGCCCGAAGAGCCGGACATGGCCTTCACGCCGGCGTGGCTCGCGCCCACGGCGAGGGCCGCGGCCGCGATCTCGTCTTCGACCTGCTCGGAGATCCCGCCCATGTCGGGCAGGTTCTGGGACATGATAGTGAAGACGTCCGTCCACGGCGTCATCGGGTAGCCGGCGATGAACCGGCAGCCGGAATCGATGGCACCGTAGGCGATGGCGTTCGAGCCCGAGAGCAGCGCCTGCTCGCCCTCGTGGTCGCCCTCTGGAATGCGAAGGTCGTGCTCGAAGTCGTACTCCTCCGTGATCATGTCGTGGGCGTCGTGGAGGATCTCGAGGTTCGGCTCGAGGATCTTCTCGGGCATGGCGTCGCGCATGAGGTCCTCGATATGCTCGAGGTTCATCTCCAGGAGCGCCGCCGTGACACCGACGCCTGCCGTGTTGCGCATGACCTCGCGGCCGTGCTCTTTGGCCATCGCTCGAAGGTCGATCGGGAAGACGTGCCAGTCGTTCTCCTCGGCACGCTCCTCGAGGTCGAGTTCGGACACGTCATCCTCAGAGAGCAGCCCCGAGTCGTAAACGATGATCCCGCCCTCGTTGAGTTCGTCCAGGTTCTCCGAGAGGGGTTTGATCTCCTCGTTGCCGTAGTAGGCGCCTTCCTTCGGATTCCGGGCGAAGGAGTCACCGAGTGCGAGGAGGAAGTTGTACCCGTCCCCCCGAGACTGTACCTTGTGCCCTGCCGCGCGGATCTCGACGTAGGTGTGGCCACCGCGAATCCGAGACGGATAGTGTCGGTGGGTAAATACGTCGAGGCCCGACCGCATGAGGGCCTTCGCGAAGTTCTGACTTGTCGAGTCGATTCCGTCTCCGGAACCGCCTGCGATTCGCCAGATAAGTTCATGGTCGCTCATGGTGGATAAGCGGCCTCGGTGGCCAGCAGTATGCGGAATTTTGCTCCAGCGAACCTAAAGCCTTTGCTATAGATTACCAAGAAACTTTCGTGAAGAATGAGCATCCGCGACAGATACGCCGCCCTTTTCCGCAAGTACGTACGGAAAACGAGTTTAGAATTGTAGACAGGGGCCAGTCATATCGACGCTCGAGGACTACCACTACGGGGCGAATAGCCGATCACGCCCCACCCTCGAACGGCCTGGTCGCGACCTCGTCGTAGAGAACCGTCGACGGAGGCTCCGAGAACCAGCCGATATCGGCGATTTCGCCGTCTCGAGCACGCGGTTCGCCGCCGGCGTACTCGCCGGCGAAGATTACGATCAGGTCGTAAATCGGCGGATAATCGGCATCTATCGGACGATGTTCGATCACGTGTACCTCGAGCACGCCTGTGATCTCACACTCGACACCCGTCTCCTCTCGAAGTTCCCGACGGGCGGCCTCCCGGTAGGTTTCCTCGCGTTCTCGCTTGCCGCCGGGGTCACCCCAGCCCTCGTCGCCCTCGTTTCGCACCAGCAAAACCGCTCCGTCGGCGTTCGTCAGCCAGACGCCCGCGCCACCGAGTGCACCCTCCTCGGCCCGCCCGCACAGGCGTCGATACTGGTCGGGTGCGTGCTCCCACGTCTTGTCGACCGTTTCGAACTCGCCGTACTCGTCCCGCAGGTCGGCAACCGACGACTCGACTCGTCTCCTAGTTCGTTCGGTGACGGGGGCGGCCATCTCGCGATACTGATGGTGCCATCCAGTTAGCAATTTTGCTCGAGTGATGGGCGGTGGACGAGTACGAGTACGAGTACAAAGTGCAAACGTCAGCGAGGGCAGACGCAGGACGCGCCTCACTCGTTCCGGGGATTGGTCGGGTGGTAGTCGGTATCGTACTCGCCGGGCGTCCCATCTACCCGGTCGGGATTGATCCGGCCCGACAGCAACATGAAGTCCACGAGCGTGAGCGCGAGCATCGCCTCGACGACTGGCACCCCGCGCGGCGGGAGCACGGGGTCGTGGCGCCCGATGACCTGCGCGTCCTCGACGACCTCGCCGGTCTCCCAGTCGACGGTCTGCTGGGGTGACGGAATCGATGTGGGCGCGTGGAGAGTGACCTCGCCGTAGATCGGTTCGCCGCTGGAGATGCCACCCTGGATGCCGCCGTGGTCGTTCTCGACGGGCGTCGGGTTGCCGTCTTCGCCGAACTCCCAGTCATCGTTTCGCTCCGTCCCCGAGTACTCCCGTGCCTCCCGACCCAGCCCGAACTCGAAGGCCGTCGTCGCCGGAATCGCCATCATCGCCTGTCCGAGTCGAGCGGAGAGCGAGTCGAACCGCGGGGCACCGAGGCCGACGGGGACGCCTCGAGCCTCGAAGTAGATGCTCCCACCGATGGAGTCGCCCGCTTCCTGGTACTCCTCGATCAGGTCCTGCATCTTCACGGCTGTCTCGGGGTGGGCACAGCGCACGTCGTTTTCCTCGCTGTGCTCGAGGATCTCCTCGAAACTGGTCTCGGGCGCCTCGACGTCGCCGATCTGGTTGACGTGGGCCTTGAGTTCGATCCCCTCGCCTGCGAGCAGTTGCTTTGCTACCGCGCCTGCGGCGACCCAGTTCACGGTCTCGCGCGCAGACGAGCGCCCGCCGCCGCCCCAGTTTCGCGTACCGAATTTCGCGGAGTACGTGAAGTCGCCGTGGGAGGGTCGCGGGGCAGTGATGAAGGGTTCGTACTTCCCCGAGCGGGCGTCCTTGTTCTCGATGACGAGGCCGATGGGGGTCCCGGTGGTGTAGCCGTCCTGGATCCCGGATTTGATCGAGACCGAGTCGGGTTCGCCGCGGCTGGTCGTGATCATCGACTGGCCGGGTTTTCGCCGGTCGAGGTCCGCCTGAATGTCGTCCTCCGTCAGCTCGAGGCCGGCGGGACAGCCGGAGATCGTACACCCCATCGCCTCGCCGTGGCTCTCCCCGAAGGTCGTCACCTGGAAGAGGCGACCGAAGCGGTTGCCGTTCATAGCTGGCCCTCTGTGGCGGGCGTACTTATCGGTGCAGGATTGTGCAAGAAGGGGCGATATCGATGGTTGCCGCGGTCGATTTTCTCGAGTGGAGAACAGGGTTTCGGTCCCGAGTGCCGAATTGGGCTGAGGTCTCGGGTCTCGACCCTCGGGCTACGGGTGACTCGGGCTGTGAGCGACGTAACTCTCGCCCCTCTACTCTCGACTCTCGAGTGATTCGAATTATCCGTCGTACGCCGGAATGCCCGTCAGATCGTGACCCAGCACGAGCGTGTGGATGTCGTGGGTTCCCTCGTAGGTGTAGACCGTCTCCATGTTCGCCATGTGGCGCATGGGTGAGTAGTCCGTCGTGATGCCGTTACCCCCGAGCATCTCGCGGGCCACCCGCGACTGCTCGCGGGCCATCCGGACGTTGTTGCGCTTGGCCATCGAGACGTGCTGCGGGCGCAAGTCGCCGCGCTCCTTGAGTTCGGCCAACCGGTAGGCGAGCAGCTGCGCGAGCGTGATCTGGGTCGCCATCTCCGCTAGTTTGTCTTGCTGGAGCTGGAACCGACCGATCGGCCCGCCGAACTGCTCGCGGTCAGTCGCGTACTGGCGCGCGGTCTCGAAGCAATCCCGCGCCGCGCCAACGGCGCCCCAGGCGATGCCGTACCGGGCCTGGGTCAGACACGACAGTGGTCCTTTCATCCCTTCGACGCCGGGCAAGACGTTCTCCTCGGGCACGCGCACGTCGTTCAGGCCGATTTCGCCCGTGATCGACGCCCGCAGGGAGAGCTTCTCGGTGATCTTGTTCGTCGAGACGCCGTCCCGATCGGTCTCGACCAGGAATCCCCGGACCGCGTCCCCGCCCGTCTCGTCGCTCGAGCGATCCTTCGCCCAGACGACCGCCACGTCCGCGATGGGGGAGTTGGTGATCCAGGTCTTCGATCCGTTGAGCACGTAGCCCTCCCCGTCCTTCTCGGCACGGGTCTCCATTCCCGACGGATTGGAGCCGTGTTCAGGTTCCGTGAGCCCGAAACAGCCCACGGCCTCGCCTGCCCCGAGTTTGGGGAGCCACTTTTCCTTCTGGGCCTCGCTGCCGTAGGCGTGGATAGGATACATGACCAGGGCGCCCTGGACGGAGGCCATCGACCGCAGACCAGAGTCACACGCCTCGAGTTCCTGCATCAACAGTCCGTACGCCGTCTCGGAGACGTTCGGGGAGCCGTATCCCTCGAGGTTTGGGGCGTAAAAGCCCATCTCGCCCATCTCGGGGATAAGGTCGGTGGGGAAGGTCCCGTCCTCGAAGTGGTCGCCGATGTCGGGCGCAACTTCCGTCTCGACGAACTCGCGGGCAGTATCGCGGATCAACCGTTCTTCCTCCTCGAGGTCGGCCTCGAGGGAGAGGTAATCGAGCATGGGTGTACGTCCGCGAGAGGGCGTGAAAAGAACTCCTATCTCATCGCAAGAATTGCCGGGCGCTACCGACGACGGAGGGTCGTCCGTGCGGTCTCGAGACCGCTAACGTCGGCAATCGAACGGCCTCGAGTCGTCGCCGACCGACTGCGGGCACCCGATCCGCGAGCGCACGGCTTTTGGCCGTGCCGTCGGTAGTGGCAGATATGAACGTGGACCTCACGCACCGTCCCCGCCGACTCCGCAAGGACCGAATTCGGGGACTCGTCAGCGAAACGAACCTCGAGCCGTCGGACTTCATCGCGCCCGTCTTCATCGACGCGACGGCCGACGAGCGCATCCCTATCGAATCGATGCCCGGTCACGAGCGCGTCCCGATCGCGGAGGCCGTCCCCCGCGTCGAGGAGGTGCTCGAGACCGGCGTCGAGGCGGTGATGCTCTTCGGCATTCCGCGGTCGAAGGACGCCGAGGGGACTCGGGCGTGGGCCGACGACGGCGTCGTCCAGGAGGCCACCCGTCGGATTACCGCCCAGACGGACGCCTACGTGATCACCGACGTCTGTCTCTGCGAGTACACCGAGCACGGTCACTGCGGGCCGATCGAGACGGGGGCGCGCGACTTCGAGGGCGAACGAGGAGGGCGAACCGCGGGCGCGAGCGGCGGCCTCACCGTCGACAACGACGCTACTCTCGAGTCCCTGGAACGAATCGCCGTCTCCCACGCCGATGCGGGCGCGGAGATGGTCGCCCCGAGTGGCATGATGGACGGAATGGTCGGCGCGATCAGGAGCACCCTCGACCGCGAGGGCCACGCCGACGTGGCGGTCATGAGCTACGCCGCGAAGTACGAGAGCGCCTTCTACGGCCCGTTCCGGGACGCGGCCGACGGCGCGCCCAGTTTCGGCGACCGCCGCCACTACCAGATGGACCCGGCCAACCGCCGCGAGGCGACCCGCGAGGTCCGCCTCGACGTCGAGCAGGGGGCGGACGTGCTGATGGTCAAACCCGCCCTACCCTACCTCGACGTCGTGAGCGACCTCCGAAGAGAGTTCGACCACCCCGTCGCCGCCTACAACGTCTCCGGGGAGTACGCCATGCTCCAGGCCGCCGGCGAGAAGGGGTGGCTCGACCTCGAGGCGGCCGCCCTCGAGTCGCTGCTGTCGATCAAACGGGCGGGTGCCGATCTGATTCTGACGTACTTCGCCGAGGACGTGGCCCCTCGCCTCTGAGTCGAGTTCGTCGCTATTCGGAGGATTCGACGCACTCGGACTGATGACTCGAGTGCGTGTGACTCGAGTTCGTACGACTCGAATCGACGATTCGTCGCACTCGAGCAGGGGCGCTCGGACGTTCGTCCAGTCGGGGTTCCGGGCTCCGTGACGACTGGCAACGTTTGCCGCGCGTGAGCCCGAAATCAGCCGTTCCGAATGCCTATGGTGGCGACTCGGCCATTCTTACCGCGAATGGACGCTGACAATCGTCCAGTTTCGGTCGCTCGGGAATCACGCTGCCGGACGGACGGACACCTTAGATCGGTAAAAGGCACATTATATGCTGTAGGATT
This region of Natronosalvus halobius genomic DNA includes:
- a CDS encoding NUDIX hydrolase; the protein is MAAPVTERTRRRVESSVADLRDEYGEFETVDKTWEHAPDQYRRLCGRAEEGALGGAGVWLTNADGAVLLVRNEGDEGWGDPGGKREREETYREAARRELREETGVECEITGVLEVHVIEHRPIDADYPPIYDLIVIFAGEYAGGEPRARDGEIADIGWFSEPPSTVLYDEVATRPFEGGA
- a CDS encoding DUF367 family protein, producing MECHVYYEGDDDPKKCTARRLERFDRAILHRSMRAVPYGVVLNPHAEQALSPADADDALDTLVALDCSWESAEQAAFSMSGVHRALPFLVAANPINYGRPFRLTTVEALAAALRIFGHEEAAGDLLEPFRWGETFLTLNEEPLRRYAGCADSSEVVGVQEEYLVDEDT
- a CDS encoding MBL fold metallo-hydrolase, which produces MDVHHVTEKADTFTCNAFLVTGGRTTLVDAGAMDGVVDAIREHTDDLEAVVLTHQHGDHVAELEAVVDAFDPTVYAYADHSLRTEVLQADETVRIGDEDFEVVFTPGHADDHVSLVSATTLFSGDVVVHDDGAFDYGSFGRTDMPGQSRETLIESLEHLLDRLPDGVEHLYAGHGEVFHGDVRDVIETALERAEKREPKYPDE
- a CDS encoding 50S ribosomal protein L40e, with protein sequence MASFDAAEKRTLEKMICMRCNARNSQRATRCRKCGYKNLRPKAKEARAA
- the aroC gene encoding chorismate synthase — encoded protein: MNGNRFGRLFQVTTFGESHGEAMGCTISGCPAGLELTEDDIQADLDRRKPGQSMITTSRGEPDSVSIKSGIQDGYTTGTPIGLVIENKDARSGKYEPFITAPRPSHGDFTYSAKFGTRNWGGGGRSSARETVNWVAAGAVAKQLLAGEGIELKAHVNQIGDVEAPETSFEEILEHSEENDVRCAHPETAVKMQDLIEEYQEAGDSIGGSIYFEARGVPVGLGAPRFDSLSARLGQAMMAIPATTAFEFGLGREAREYSGTERNDDWEFGEDGNPTPVENDHGGIQGGISSGEPIYGEVTLHAPTSIPSPQQTVDWETGEVVEDAQVIGRHDPVLPPRGVPVVEAMLALTLVDFMLLSGRINPDRVDGTPGEYDTDYHPTNPRNE
- a CDS encoding Rieske (2Fe-2S) protein, producing MSSDTDSGFVEAVSLEDLRASGRELLSKNGTAIALFYHEGEVRAVDNRCPHMGFPLSEGTVDDGILTCHWHHARFELSCGDTFDPWADDVRTYPTEVRDGTVYVDPNPPLEVSPAEHWANRLETGLEENLRLVTAKSTIGLLDADVEYTEPMATTLEFATRYRDMGWSSGATILGCMANVMDDLEPEDRKRALYTGVRHVASDCAGEPPKFDQPSFSTSEVSLERLKDWFRECVEVRDADGAERCLRTAVAAGHTEAEVAEIVFAAATDHPYLTTGHVLDFANTAFESLEHVGWDLAGDVLASLVEPLVTASRSDESSAWRQPVDLVSLLEEVYGGDVSETSGLEALAAEGADAREAGEWTPPADLQTTLLGDDPEAIVDALADAVADGATTEDLAAVVTRAATTRVAQFGVANEFNDWNTVHHTFTYANAVQQTTRRTDAVELYRGVFDAAMSVYLDRFLNTPPAPVPEPSDNETGREPDAILETLLETFDREGEVNEAGRLVAEFFDCGGDPADLKETLGRGLLREDAGFHTLQNVEAAFRQFDLLAAEGEADAGADDPVDERMRRMPLLETARYMAAHFPTNREAEQTFRIASRLNRGEAIHEA
- a CDS encoding thiamine pyrophosphate-dependent enzyme; this translates as MSAFNAIGDEREIDRDEFTPGLEPQPTWCPGCGDFGVLKALKQALPEVGLTPEEVLTVTGIGCSGKLNSYLDTYGFHTIHGRSLPVARAAKLANDGLTVVAAGGDGDGYGIGGNHFMHTARENHDMTYIVFNNEVFGLTKGQTSPTSPKGHTSKTTPHGNAKSPIRPLSLALTSGATYIARTAAVNPNQAKEIIKEAIEHDGFAHIDFLTQCPTWNKDARQYVPYVDVQESDDYDFDIHDRQEAQEMMFETENALYEGTVLTGRYFVDERPSYQQQKKELGEMPEEPLAERYFDDDAEWERSYDLLERHK
- a CDS encoding 2-oxoacid:acceptor oxidoreductase subunit alpha, producing MSDHELIWRIAGGSGDGIDSTSQNFAKALMRSGLDVFTHRHYPSRIRGGHTYVEIRAAGHKVQSRGDGYNFLLALGDSFARNPKEGAYYGNEEIKPLSENLDELNEGGIIVYDSGLLSEDDVSELDLEERAEENDWHVFPIDLRAMAKEHGREVMRNTAGVGVTAALLEMNLEHIEDLMRDAMPEKILEPNLEILHDAHDMITEEYDFEHDLRIPEGDHEGEQALLSGSNAIAYGAIDSGCRFIAGYPMTPWTDVFTIMSQNLPDMGGISEQVEDEIAAAALAVGASHAGVKAMSGSSGGGFALMSEPLGLAEMTETPIVLLESMRAGPSTGMPTKPEQGDLEFTLYTSQGDSARVVFAPANIEEAYEQTRLAFHIAYEYQIPTIIIYDQKLSGENENVPVSLLDREPDPSLGSTLTEDELEDLPHDESGKFHRFQHDVENGVSPRSLPGQKGGRYLATGNEHTPAGHISEDPDNRVFQMDRRLEKLEAIRAELDEEHDSNQTYAGDESADFGIITWGSAQGAVVEATERLNDQGHSVKAVGVSDMMPFPEAELTEFIESVDQAMVVEMNATAQFRGLIQKELGRYGEKLTSLLKYNGNPFEPADIVEGYELNVDGSDAEPDAQVRIEPAAGD
- a CDS encoding DUF5786 family protein; this translates as MGFGSYDESEQRDVDTDFDENDAVESDETNHQGSIEFENGASSEELLDRLKDIKDRN